In one Gossypium hirsutum isolate 1008001.06 chromosome D09, Gossypium_hirsutum_v2.1, whole genome shotgun sequence genomic region, the following are encoded:
- the LOC107929026 gene encoding auxin-responsive protein IAA12 isoform X1: protein MSENGEGGGRTRGHMGPIIITPSTTFFSLLILHLTQNPYNFLLFLVMEGGLVLLGGGANGGGSGGSSGFSTNESAMSEASSYLAETELELGLGLSIGGPTGKINKASGRILTAKDFPVPRRASMNGGTPPSVTVSGTKRAADQSVPHDGGSPTATSQVVGWPPIRSYRMNSLVNNNQAKAPRAEEEHKGINEEEEEEEDKAIKDGSKQKKPNENLGHIGFIKVNMDGIRIGRKVDLNAHSSYHSLASALENMFVRSAGAEKQQLTMPSKLLDGSSEFVLTYEDKEGDWMLVGDVPWMMFLTSVRRLRIMKTSEVNGLAPRFHERNRTQRSKLI, encoded by the exons ATGTCTGAAAATGGTGAAGGTGGTGGGCGCACCAGGGGACATATGGGTCCCATCATCATCACTCCCTCCACCACCTTCTTCTCCCTTTTAATTCTTCACCTCACCCAAAACCCTTATaatttcttgctttttcttgTAATGGAAGGTGGCTTAGTTTTACTTGGTGGCGGAGCCAACGGAGGCGGAAGCGGTGGTTCTTCTGGGTTTTCAACAAATGAGTCAGCAATGTCAGAGGCAAGCTCGTATCTAGCCGAGACTGAGCTTGAGCTAGGACTAGGGCTGAGCATTGGTGGTCCTACAGGGAAGATTAATAAGGCTAGTGGTAGAATCTTGACTGCCAAAGACTTCCCTGTTCCTCGTCGAGCTTCCATGAACGGCGGCACTCCTCCTTCAGTTACCGTTTCAGGGACCAAAAGAGCCGCCGATCAATCTGTCCCCCATGACGGTGGCTCTCCTACTGCTACCAg TCAAGTTGTCGGATGGCCACCCATAAGGTCTTACAGGATGAACAGCTTGGTTAATAATAACCAAGCTAAAGCTCCAAGAGCTGAAGAAGAACACAAAGGGattaatgaagaagaagaagaagaagaagataaagcTATAAAAGATGGTTCAAAGCAGAAAAAACCCAATGAAAATTTAGGGCATATTGGGTTTATTAAAGTCAATATGGATGGCATTCGAATAGGAAGGAAAGTGGATTTGAATGCTCATTCTTCTTATCATAGTTTGGCTTCAGCACTCGAAAATATGTTCGTCAGATCCGCCG GTGCAGAGAAGCAACAATTAACAATGCCATCTAAGCTTTTGGATGGATCCTCTGAATTTGTTTTGACTTATGAAGACAAAGAGGGAGATTGGATGCTTGTAGGAGATGTTCCATggat gatGTTTCTCACCTCAGTTCGAAGGCTCCGAATCATGAAGACCTCCGAGGTTAATGGACTTG CTCCGAGATTCCACGAAAGGAACCGAACTCAAAGAAGTAAACTGATATAA
- the LOC107929026 gene encoding auxin-responsive protein IAA12 isoform X2 encodes MSENGEGGGRTRGHMGPIIITPSTTFFSLLILHLTQNPYNFLLFLVMEGGLVLLGGGANGGGSGGSSGFSTNESAMSEASSYLAETELELGLGLSIGGPTGKINKASGRILTAKDFPVPRRASMNGGTPPSVTVSGTKRAADQSVPHDGGSPTATSQVVGWPPIRSYRMNSLVNNNQAKAPRAEEEHKGINEEEEEEEDKAIKDGSKQKKPNENLGHIGFIKVNMDGIRIGRKVDLNAHSSYHSLASALENMFVRSAGAEKQQLTMPSKLLDGSSEFVLTYEDKEGDWMLVGDVPWMMFLTSVRRLRIMKTSELRDSTKGTELKEVN; translated from the exons ATGTCTGAAAATGGTGAAGGTGGTGGGCGCACCAGGGGACATATGGGTCCCATCATCATCACTCCCTCCACCACCTTCTTCTCCCTTTTAATTCTTCACCTCACCCAAAACCCTTATaatttcttgctttttcttgTAATGGAAGGTGGCTTAGTTTTACTTGGTGGCGGAGCCAACGGAGGCGGAAGCGGTGGTTCTTCTGGGTTTTCAACAAATGAGTCAGCAATGTCAGAGGCAAGCTCGTATCTAGCCGAGACTGAGCTTGAGCTAGGACTAGGGCTGAGCATTGGTGGTCCTACAGGGAAGATTAATAAGGCTAGTGGTAGAATCTTGACTGCCAAAGACTTCCCTGTTCCTCGTCGAGCTTCCATGAACGGCGGCACTCCTCCTTCAGTTACCGTTTCAGGGACCAAAAGAGCCGCCGATCAATCTGTCCCCCATGACGGTGGCTCTCCTACTGCTACCAg TCAAGTTGTCGGATGGCCACCCATAAGGTCTTACAGGATGAACAGCTTGGTTAATAATAACCAAGCTAAAGCTCCAAGAGCTGAAGAAGAACACAAAGGGattaatgaagaagaagaagaagaagaagataaagcTATAAAAGATGGTTCAAAGCAGAAAAAACCCAATGAAAATTTAGGGCATATTGGGTTTATTAAAGTCAATATGGATGGCATTCGAATAGGAAGGAAAGTGGATTTGAATGCTCATTCTTCTTATCATAGTTTGGCTTCAGCACTCGAAAATATGTTCGTCAGATCCGCCG GTGCAGAGAAGCAACAATTAACAATGCCATCTAAGCTTTTGGATGGATCCTCTGAATTTGTTTTGACTTATGAAGACAAAGAGGGAGATTGGATGCTTGTAGGAGATGTTCCATggat gatGTTTCTCACCTCAGTTCGAAGGCTCCGAATCATGAAGACCTCCGAG CTCCGAGATTCCACGAAAGGAACCGAACTCAAAGAAGTAAACTGA